In Euwallacea fornicatus isolate EFF26 chromosome 2, ASM4011564v1, whole genome shotgun sequence, one genomic interval encodes:
- the cyst gene encoding rho guanine nucleotide exchange factor 18 isoform X2 — translation MEKDQEVLLSVSSDECGGSGGEADSDEDVVTDYHSAAAYEAAMLPGNTTAAAPRPPAGPLPTISVTPHSPAAAPKTYAVLEDSLQQVRELHESVQLMRNATASGGGYSHNSREFAAFALNPLLAQVARLSSSCPVLNEAGHEPETFGGSLGSSPLHLPPSRKGSGAQDWLSQPETQRRKSWTALEDLSGTGKMGKHARQRSISLSSMESEADESSLIDNVDGSTVRLLGPEAPVVIRHRTRVSTGGASTHSLNEADLQVFAEIRPRARPFANNGRFQNDFNKIKAKREAEQMRLLPQRLPLQKSVSTPSIIAVRDLAPEPALSGAQPTLPMGRPSGTESETEEEGSRSGHLPHYDGRYKQHLHDIPYDRHSEKRRKRGSLFFRKKKDKTKKISSHQWVSASYGSCQICDVCAKPLSNKPALYCETCGTTVHQNTCKDNILECINVKIKSAKSTSKLTGFGVPLGAVRHPSSKRGSGSAPNSVTPTRRSQPGYSPWRRVATKLGVNQILYDDKDGHHDHHDGTSFADDVALVQSEFLSDTTVTASDLCTDLSLGLHESEPDTWSRFVGKEIAGKLKGKDEVKRQEHIYELILTEKHHCMTLLVMQKIFVEGLQKYFNLGPNLERMFPRLADLIELHLGLLSRLRHRQREGPVVSSVADILLEQFSREHAAKLKSVYGEFCSRNRDAQEIYKFYEQQDPRFGEFVKHCQTNPLLKKKGFCECILFVTHRLTKYPLIIDAMIKTSKDNRDEQDTLKKAKSLINAILVEVNSQVAEKEKEDRKLDIYHRIDAKSFTVHRGHKFKKSDILQGNRSLKFEGVATLMRGQQKMQVVLVIVLTDVLFFLQENTNKYSFFTPDNKAGVVSLQKLLVREKAGQDSKGIYLISSNPADPEMFELKVHKPKDKQEWIKAIREAVQCCPEEEEDPSTMSAEDRQGLLNAKQHEVRNLIALLRQNDIEQALLLEEKMALQLKLLAASGLEPPSPPTYRHLVSESADTGQMWKEVLTAVQEVSQLASSLYATGTSLSRSVSSAGEHQSDTYVSPILPKRAETFGGFDNNQQGSMLKSQGKKLSTSGATPAGTPDYENLKPGDSRLFERLPYRNCVISGKPVINGSLSTTTSGELPVTSANAGGPPDAPALLSLGREQQYAAIQLSHYVYTLLCIISQLMTTNGSLQAQMSSVKGADKLYRHNQQLEELRNLQDKLSGEKASWAATKEQEEKELEEKRQELVRLQEQIRVEQNDISQQREQLYRKMEVLSSQGLLISPNVAFPPMAGPTDDSSKDSSEDSSPQSSDTSSAASSATQGSSLTHSASTVDKRAKESKWCKGTNQPKQHLPLNLISATNQQKVSQNLPIKQQIPLKLVSRLSTGSGADSPKQTGPQQILPLKLSQDEKIRRTSTSGYQRLSENSFSPPSEENTPTTTVAPVHSRTGSSPAMMQQSPPSSGGSSGHGHSPTAASKAATRTNTYPKFPEKFKVRGEQPPPQDEEVIYF, via the exons ATGGAAAAGGATCAGGAAGTGCTGCTTTCTGTGTCATCAG ATGAATGCGGCGGAAGCGGTGGCGAGGCTGATAGCGACGAGGACGTGGTCACTGACTACCACTCAGCAGCCGCCTACGAAGCCGCCATGTTGCCGGGAAACACTACGGCAGCTGCCCCCCGGCCGCCTGCCGGTCCTCTTCCCACCATCAGCGTCACGCCGCATTCGCCGGCCGCCGCCCCCAAGACTTATGCCGTGCTGGAGGATAGCCTTCAGCAGGTGCGCGAGCTGCACGAGTCTGTGCAACTTATGAGGAACGCCACTGCTTCAGGAGGAG gcTATTCGCATAATTCGAGAGAATTCGCGGCGTTCGCTTTGAATCCCCTGCTCGCGCAGGTTGCCCGACTGAGTTCGAGCTGTCCGGTGTTGAACGAGGCTGGACACGAGCCTGAGACGTTCGGCGGCTCGCTGGGTTCTTCCCCGCTGCACCTGCCGCCCAGTAGAAAGGGTAGCG GTGCCCAGGATTGGTTGTCGCAACCGGAGACCCAAAGGCGGAAATCATGGACCGCCTTGGAAGACTTGTCAGGCACTGGGAAGATGGGCAAACACGCTAGACAGAGAAG CATTTCCTTGAGCTCGATGGAATCGGAAGCGGACGAGTCTTCGTTAATCGACAACGTGGATGGGAGCACGGTACGCCTACTGGGGCCAGAGGCACCAGTGGTCATCCGCCATCGTACACGGGTTTCTACAGGGGGCGCCAGCACTCATTCTCTCAACGAGGCCGATTTGCAGGTTTTCGCCGAAATCCGTCCACGAGCACGCCCTTTCGCTAATAACGGGCGGTTTCAGAACGACTTTAATAAGATCAAAGCGAAGCGGGAAGCGGAACAAATGCGGCTGCTCCCGCAGCGGCTGCCGCTGCAAAAGTCGGTGTCTACCCCGTCGATCATAGCGGTGAGGGATTTAGCACCGGAGCCGGCTTTGAGCGGTGCGCAGCCCACTTTACCCAT GGGCAGACCGAGCGGCACCGAGAGCGAGACTGAGGAAGAGGGCAGCCGTTCGGGGCACTTGCCGCACTACGACGGCCGCTACAAGCAGCATCTCCACGA CATCCCGTATGACAGGCACTCGGAGAAGAGACGCAAGCGTGGCAGCCTGTTCTTTAGGAAGAAGAAG gacaaaaccaaaaaaatttcttctcaTCAGTGGGTGTCGGCCTCTTACGGCTCCTGTCAAATCTGCGATGTCTGTGCAAAACCTCTAAGCAATAAGCCCGCCCTGTATTGTGAAA CTTGCGGGACTACCGTTCACCAAAACACCTGTAAAGACAATATTTTAGAAtgtataaatgtaaaaataaaaagtgccAAG AGCACGAGCAAATTGACCGGTTTCGGAGTGCCCCTGGGGGCAGTCAGGCACCCCTCTTCTAAGCGGGGGTCAGGCTCAGCCCCCAATTCTGTGACTCCCACCAG GAGGAGCCAACCGGGCTATTCGCCGTGGCGCAGAGTCGCCACCAAACTGGGAGTGAA CCAAATCCTGTACGACGATAAAGATGGACATCACGACCATCACGACGGTACCAG CTTCGCAGATGATGTGGCCTTAGTACAATCGGAGTTTCTTTCGGACACCACCGTAACAGCGTCAGATTTGTGTACAGATTTAAGTTTGGGCTTACATGAGTCCGAGCCAGATACTTGGTCTCGGTTCGTGGGGAAAGAAATAGCCGgaaaattaaaaggaaaagaCGAAGTTAAGCGCCAAGAACACATCTACGAGCTCATCCTCACCGAGAAGCATCATTGTATGACGTTATTGGTCATGCAGAAG ATCTTTGTAGAAGGACTGCAGAAATACTTTAATTTGGGACCGAATTTAGAGCGTATGTTCCCAAGATTGGCAGATTTGATCGAGCTGCATTTGGGCCTGTTATCTAGGCTGCGGCATAGGCAGAGGGAGGGACCGGTTGTCAGTTCTGTCGCTGATATTTTGTTGGAACAATTTTCTAGGGAACATGCAGCGAAGCTGAAATCGGTTTATG GCGAATTTTGTAGCCGAAATCGCGATGCCCAGGAAATATACAAATTCTATGAACAACAAGATCCCCGTTTCGGCGAATTTGTTAAGCACTGCCAGACCAATCCACTGTTAAAAAAGAAGGGATTCTGCGAGTGCATTCTCTTCGTCACACATCGACTCACCAAATACCCACTGATCATTGACGCCATGATCAAGACCAGTAAGGACAATCGTGACGAACAGGATACTCTTAAAAAAGCCAAATCTCTGATTAACGCGATTTTGGTGGAAGTGAATTCGCAGGTGGCggagaaagagaaagaagaTCGTAAACTGGACATTTACCATCGTATCGATGCCAAATCGTTCACGGTACATCGGGGACACAAATTCAAGAAATCGGATATATTGCAGGGCAACCGTTCATTGAAATTCGAGGGCGTCGCTACGCTCATGCGTGGGCAACAGAAGATGCAGGTGGTGCTCGTTATCGTGCTTACagacgtactatttttcttgcaagagAACACAAACAAATACTCATTTTTTACTCCTGATAATAAG GCGGGAGTAGTTTCCTTACAAAAGCTTTTAGTGCGAGAGAAGGCGGGTCAAGACTCTAAGGGAATTTATCTGATCTCTTCAAATCCTGCAGACCCTGAGATGTTCGAGCTCAAAGTGCATAAGCCTAAAGATAAGCAGGAGTGGATTAAAGCAATTAG GGAGGCTGTGCAGTGTTGTCccgaagaagaagaagatcCGTCAACGATGAGCGCAGAAGACCGCCAAGGACTGCTCAACGCCAAGCAACATGAAGTAAGGAATTTGATCG CCTTACTACGGCAAAACGACATCGAGCAGGCACTACTGCTGGAGGAAAAGATGGCACTGCAGCTTAAATTATTGGCTGCGTCCGGCTTGGAGCCACCATCGCCGCCCACCTATCGCCATCTGGTGAGCGAGAGCGCTGATACCGGGCAAATGTGGAAGGAGGTTCTCACTGCTGTGCAG GAGGTCAGCCAGTTGGCCAGTTCGCTCTACGCCACCGGTACGAGTTTGTCGCGCAGCGTTAGTTCGGCCGGAGAGCACCAGAGCGATACATACGTGTCTCCTATCCTGCCCAAGAGGGCAGAAACCTTTGGGGGGTTCGACAACAACCAGCAGGGTTCTATGCTCAAATCCCAGGGTAAAAAGCTGAGCACGTCGGGGGCAACCCCTGCTGGCACTCCCGATTACGAAAACTTGAAGCCCGGAGATTCAAGACTGTTT GAACGGTTGCCTTATAGAAACTGTGTGATATCCGGAAAACCGGTGATAAACGGTTCGCTTTCGACGACTACGAGCGGTGAATTGCCGGTGACTTCTGCAAATGCGGGGGGTCCTCCGGACGCACCCGCGCTTCTTTCCTTGGGCCGCGAGCAGCAATACGCGGCTATCCAGCTCAGTCATTATGTATACACGTTACTGTGCATTATTTCACAGCTGATGACTACGAACGGCAG TCTGCAGGCGCAGATGTCTAGTGTGAAAGGTGCGGACAAGCTCTACCGACACAACCAGCAACTGGAGGAGCTCCGTAATTTGCAGGACAAGTTGAGCGGCGAAAAGGCATCCTGGGCGGCCACCAAGGAACAAGAGGAGAAAGAGCTGGAGGAAAAGCGACAAGAGTTGGTGCGCTTACAG GAACAAATTCGGGTGGAACAGAATGATATCTCCCAACAACGCGAGCAGCTTTACCGTAAAATGGAAGTCCTGTCCAGCCAGGGCTTACTCATATCTCCGAATGTGGCTTTTCCTCCGATGGCGGGACCCACGGACGATAGTAGTAAAGACAGCTCTGAGGATAGCAGTCCGCAGTCGTCAGACACTTCATCGGCAGCTTCATCTGCAACACAGGGTAGTTCTCTTACCCACTCAGCCTCCACTGTGGACAAACGAGCTAAGGAGAGTAAATGGTGCAAAG GTACCAATCAGCCAAAGCAGCATTTGCCGCTCAACCTCATCTCCGCCACCAACCAACAGAAGGTGTCCCAGAACCTGCCTATCAAACAACAAATTCCGTTGAAACTAGTCTCTAGGCTCAGCACGGGAAGTGGTGCCGATTCGCCTAAACAAACAGGTCCGCAGCAAATTCTACCTTTGAAGCTTAGCCAGGACGAGAAAATCCGACGCACCAGCACTTCCGGTTACCAGAGACTGTCCGAGAATAGTTT